The following are from one region of the Aspergillus chevalieri M1 DNA, chromosome 1, nearly complete sequence genome:
- the NAM9 gene encoding mitochondrial 37S ribosomal protein uS4m (BUSCO:EOG092651FJ;~COG:J;~EggNog:ENOG410PGZX;~InterPro:IPR036986,IPR022801,IPR002942,IPR018079, IPR005709;~PFAM:PF01479;~go_component: GO:0015935 - small ribosomal subunit [Evidence IEA];~go_function: GO:0003723 - RNA binding [Evidence IEA];~go_function: GO:0003735 - structural constituent of ribosome [Evidence IEA];~go_function: GO:0019843 - rRNA binding [Evidence IEA];~go_process: GO:0006412 - translation [Evidence IEA]), with amino-acid sequence MRNRATTPLSRAKIRQSWSKYNLYNLQRFRNPSTSNRTFFQQKWTAKSAARAYHGEQVPETQWERMFSRRIRSVVPMDATRLAQDDGSIASSGRGSGIMSPWEMERAKKEKLTPFTQMTFAPLERRLDTAIFRALFASSTRQARQFVVHGAVTVNGKEMRYPGYLLNPGDMFQVDPERVMYATGAPKSKAERREGRIARQKAETPEEGEEGAAEEQKEGKEEQKPEAEEAQPEDTRTTLKGLMAQAKTIMSKEKSDLPAKKKQELRGFQKAIKRVLSRSESSSILNDNLESQFSELMTLLKAKRVEKKADSKGKNTESQPAAESSEPVAETEAPDSRPGQALTEAFQKATENPAEEIDTSELTEDEIDTLRRALIQMRDNPIDSTKPYATPWRPRDYMSAFAFIPRYLEVNQNICAAVYLRHPVARPGFSEVPSPFSESINTAAFAWYLRRR; translated from the exons ATGAGAAACAGGGCCACGACTCCTTTAAGCCGGGCT AAAATCCGGCAATCATGGAGCAAATACAACCTCTATAACCTCCAACGCTTCCGCAACCCCAGCACCAGCAACCGCACCTTCTTCCAACAGAAATGGACCGCCAAATCCGCCGCCCGCGCATATCACGGCGAACAAGTCCCCGAAACCCAATGGGAGCGCATGTTCTCCCGCCGTATCCGCAGCGTCGTCCCTATGGACGCTACACGGCTGGCCCAGGACGACGGGTCGATTGCTTCCAGCGGTCGTGGCTCAGGAATAATGAGTCCGTGGGAGATGGAGCGTGCAAAGAAGGAGAAACTTACGCCGTTTACGCAGATGACATTTGCGCCGTTGGAGAGGAGGTTGGATACGGCTATTTTCCGGGCGTTGTTTGCGAGTAGTACCCGGCAGGCGAGGCAGTTTGTGGTTCACGGCGCGGTTACGGTTAATGGGAAGGAG ATGAGATACCCCGGTTACCTCCTCAACCCCGGTGATATGTTCCAGGTCGATCCCGAACGGGTCATGTACGCTACCGGTGCACCCAAGAGCAAGGCGGAGCGTCGGGAAGGACGTATTGCCAGGCAAAAGGCGGAGACACCCGAAGAAGGCGAGGAGGGTGCTGCGGAGGAACAAAAGGAAGGGAAAGAGGAGCAGAAGCCTGAAGCGGAGGAGGCTCAGCCGGAGGACACTCGGACGACATTGAAGGGTCTGATGGCCCAGGCCAAGACCATAATGTCTAAGGAGAAGTCGGATCTGCCCGCTaagaagaagcaggagcTGCGTGGGTTCCAAAAGGCGATCAAACGAGTCCTCTCCCGCTCGGAGTCGAGCAGCATCCTCAACGACAACCTCGAGTCTCAATTCTCAGAGCTGATGACGCTTCTGAAAGCCAAGCGTGTAGAGAAGAAGGCCGATAGCAAGGGAAAGAACACCGAGTCCCAACCAGCAGCCGAATCCTCCGAGCCCGTCGCAGAGACCGAAGCCCCCGACTCACGACCCGGCCAGGCACTGACCGAAGCCTTCCAAAAGGCCACCGAGAACCCAGCGGAAGAAATCGACACCTCAGAATTGACAGAAGATGAGATTGACACGCTCAGGCGGGCTTTGATCCAGATGCGCGACAACCCGATCGACAGCACAAAACCGTACGCCACACCCTGGCGGCCGCGGGACTACATGAGCGCCTTTGCGTTTATCCCGCGATACCTCGAAGTCAACCAGAACATCTGCGCTGCCGTCTACCTGCGGCATCCGGTTGCCCGTCCTGGGTTCTCGGAGGTGCCGTCGCCGTTCTCGGAGAGCATTAACACGGCTGCTTTTGCTTGGTATCTGAGACGGCGGTAG
- a CDS encoding uncharacterized protein (COG:S;~EggNog:ENOG410PP1T;~InterPro:IPR036249): MDTSEPIPFYDIASGHPATCFALNPWKTRRPQKTRRTPEPHPQIGQLFYPLPVIHNLSTGDIVGDSLEIAQYLDKTYPDGPSLFPHGSMVSYNAKGLNALVDTLLTQHVVLFIHGMPSNPATAKASKATFCERAGVDDWEKLTVRGEERVKVLNSFKQALGSLAGLYKKNMEGPFLEGATPWYADLIVGAWLAFAKATSKEWEDIQTWHDGIFGKLHQALENHAEVN, from the exons ATGGATACTTCCGAGCCCATCCCCTTCTACGATATTGCCTCCGGTCACCCGGCCACTTGCTTTGCGCTCAATCCCTGGAAGACTCG GCGTCCGCAAAAGACTAGGCGCACCCCCGAACCGCACCCACAGATAGGGCAGTTGTTCTATCCTCTACCCGTAATCCACAACCTCTCCACCGGTGATATTGTTGGAGACTCGCTCGAAATCGCGCAGTATCTCGACAAAACATATCCCGATGGCCCTTCATTGTTCCCTCACGGCTCGATGGTGAGCTATAACGCGAAAGGGCTCAATGCCCTAGTAGATACCCTTTTGACCCAGCACGTTGTCCTTTTTATTCACGGGATGCCTTCAAATCCGGCCACTGCAAAGGCTTCCAAGGCTACCTTTTGCGAAAGGGCGGGGGTTGACGATTGGGAGAAACTTACGGTTCGCGGTGAAGAAAGGGTGAAGGTGCTCAATAGCTTCAAGCAGGCGCTTGGGAGCTTGGCAGGTCTTTATAAAAAGAATATGGAAGGGCCGTTCCTGGAGGGGGCCACACCATGGTACGCAGACTTGATTGTTGGTGCCTGGCTGGCATTTGCCAAGGCAACGTCGAAGGAATGGGAAGATATACAGACGTGGCACGATGGTATATTCGGAAAGCTTCATCAAGCGCTGGAGAATCACGCGGAGGTTAATTGA
- the CTK2 gene encoding putative cyclin (COG:D;~EggNog:ENOG410PJ8K;~InterPro:IPR006671,IPR036915,IPR013763,IPR043198;~PFAM:PF00134;~go_function: GO:0016538 - cyclin-dependent protein serine/threonine kinase regulator activity [Evidence IEA];~go_process: GO:0006357 - regulation of transcription by RNA polymerase II [Evidence IEA]), producing the protein MHESRARRLSLESANDPKKQIEPAVPDPPPIHPSFIQVAKPYIFEQTIQDCIAAMGVNPLREEALRLQGVTWIDNVRRVLHLPIRTFNTAVVYYHKFRLSHPDNEYNYMDAAAAALFTACKIEDTLKKSREIVCGAYNLKRSPAEQMSPDEQIFEVHSRGIIGLERLMLEASGFDFRTRHPQKPLIKLARHYGLTQQSEISRVAYRISQDLYRTFAPIKQTTSTMAFACLELAGRLLDQRSEVVESGVDYEQWKTSREEVMETLFDLLELYTHQRGATTVGPHFPSDRFLTVRIPLNQEAEAQKLPRYTHWVDRKDTTTRTINGFKLSNKDAMPEKGGIHPLTPVAANDDRPNPGERGRDGAVRFMIDPECADAEKSKVAQYFKVEMEEYEVEDER; encoded by the exons ATGCATGAATCTAGAGCCAGGAGACTTTCTTTAGAATCCGCCAATGACCCTAAGAAGCAAATCGAGCCTGCCGTTCCGGATCCTCCGCCCATCCATCCATCCTTCATCCAAGTAGCCAAGCCTTACATCTTCGAGCAGACTATTCAGGActgcatagcagccatgGGTGTGAATCCTCTTCGCGAGGAAGCGTTGCGACTTCAGGGTGTGACTTGGATTGACAATGTGCGCCGGGTTCTTCATTT GCCTATCAGGACGTTCAATACGGCTGTGGTGTATTATCATAAGTTCCGATTATCTCACCCGGATAATGAATATAACTATATG GATGCTGCAGCAGCCGCGTTGTTTACGGCCTGCAAGATCGAAGACACCCTCAAGAAGTCCCGGGAGATTGTTTGTGGCGCTTACAATCTCAAGCGTTCTCCAGCAGAGCAGATGTCTCCTGATGAACAG ATCTTTGAAGTGCATTCCCGGGGCATCATCGGACTGGAGAGGCTTATGCTTGAAGCATCGGGGTTCGACTTTCGGACCCGTCATCCGCAAAAACCACTTATCAAGCTGGCTAGACATTACGGCCTAACGCAGCAATCGGAGATATCCCGGGTTGCTTACCGTATTTCGCAAGATCTTTACCGGACTTTTGCACCCATCAAGCAAACTACATCTACCATGGCCTTCGCTTGTCTGGAATTGGCCGGGCGATTGCTGGATCAACGAAGCGAGGTGGTGGAGTCAGGAGTGGATTACGAGCAATGGAAAACCAGTCGAGAAGAGGTTATGG AAACTCTCTTCGACTTACTAGAACTCTACACCCACCAACGCGGCGCTACAACAGTTGGACCGCATTTCCCTTCAGACCGATTCCTCACCGTCCGCATCCCTTTAaatcaagaagctgaagcaCAAAAACTACCACGGTATACCCACTGGGTCGATAGAAAAGATACGACCACCAGGACCATCAACGGTTTCAAACTAAGCAACAAGGACGCCATGCCGGAAAAGGGAGGTATCCATCCACTGACGCCAGTCGCGGCGAACGACGACAGACCTAATCCTGGCGAACGAGGACGAGACGGAGCGGTAAGGTTTATGATCGACCCAGAGTGCGCAGATGCGGAGAAGTCGAAGGTCGCACAGTACTTCAAGGTTGAGATGGAGGAGTACGAAGTTGAGGATGAGAGATGA
- the cds1 gene encoding phosphatidate cytidylyltransferase (BUSCO:EOG09261W90;~COG:I;~EggNog:ENOG410PHHQ;~InterPro:IPR000374,IPR016720;~PFAM:PF01148;~TransMembrane:8 (i80-99o105-127i139-159o179-196i208-226o232-258i270-288o343-365i);~go_component: GO:0016020 - membrane [Evidence IEA];~go_function: GO:0004605 - phosphatidate cytidylyltransferase activity [Evidence IEA];~go_function: GO:0016772 - transferase activity, transferring phosphorus-containing groups [Evidence IEA]), whose translation MSKSRRNVRFQHRNSNERRMSVSSDVSDAPSEAGNPSQNSNSVAVAGNSEGNGASRPSTIPEEKPDKPQLSDYEKKKQTFITRTIWTFVMIAGFFIAMFSGHIYIIGLATAVQIVSFKEVIAIANVPSKEKNLRFTKSLNWYFLATTMYFLYGESVIYYFKHVLLVDKVLLPLATHHRFISFMLYVMGFVFFVASLQKGHYRFQFTQWAWTHMALYLIVVQAHFVMNNVLEGMIWFFLPASLVITNDIFAYVCGITFGRTQLIQLSPKKTVEGFVGAWFCTIGFGYFMTNILMRYKYFICPVNDLGANVLTGLECTPNPTFVPQPYTIPDWTGVGTTFYIQPIQFHILVFASFASLIAPFGGFFASGLKRTFKIKDFGESIPGHGGITDRMDCQFIMGFFAYMYYHSFIAVYKASVGDIIETAINGLTVEEQLEVVRGLGKYLYNQGTVSETILDCLNTELMRR comes from the exons ATGTCCAAGTCTCGTCGGAACGTCAGGTTCCAGCATCGGAACTCCAACGAACGACGCATGAGTGTGTCCTCCGACGTTAGCGATGCGCCGTCTGAGGCAGGCAACCCATCCCAGAACAGCAACAGCGTTGCTGTCGCCGGCAATAGCGAGGGCAATGGTGCCTCGAGGCCTTCCACCATCCCCGAGGAG AAGCCCGACAAGCCCCAACTCTCCGActatgagaagaagaagcagacaTTTATTACACGGACAATATGGACCTTTGTCATGATTGCGGGGTTCTTCATTGCCATGTTCTCCGGCCACATCTACATCATCGGTCTTGCGACTGCTGTTCAAATCGTCTCGTTCAAGGAGGTTATCGCCATTGCCAATGTCCCCAGCAAAGAGAAGAATCTCCGGTTTACCAAGTCACTTAACTGGTATTTCCTGGCCACCACCATGTACTTTCTGTACGGAGAGAGTGTCATCTACTACTTCAAGCATGTCCTGCTGGTGGATAAGGTTTTGCTGCCCCTGGCTACCCACCATCGCTTCATCAGCTTCATGCTCTATGTCATGG GTTTCGTTTTCTTCGTCGCATCCTTGCAGAAGGGCCACTACCGCTTCCAGTTCACCCAGTGGGCCTGGACGCACATGGCGCTCTACCTGATTGTCGTGCAGGCGCACTTTGTCATGAACAACGTCCTGGAGGGCATGATTTGGTTCTTCCTGCCCGCGTCCTTGGTGATTACAAACGATATCTTCGCCTACGTTTGCGGTATCACTTTCGGTCGCACTCAATTGATCCAGTTGTCGCCAAAGAAGACGGTTGAAGGGTTCGTGGGCGCCTGGTTTTGCACCATTGGTTTCGGTTATTTCATGACCAACATCCTCATGCGCTACAAGTACTTCATTTGCCCTGTCAATGACCTCGGTGCGAACGTTTTGACCGGACTGGAGTGCACGCCCAACCCGACCTTTGTGCCCCAGCCCTACACTATTCCTGACTGGACTGGCGTTGGTACGACATTCTACATCCAACCCATTCAGTTCCACATCCTGGTTTTCGCGTCCTTTGCCTCCTTGATCGCGCCGTTTGGTGGATTCTTCGCTTCCGGACTTAAGCGCACGTTCAAGATCAAGGACTTTGGCGAGTCAATCCCTGGCCATGGTGGTATCACGGACCGTATGGACTGCCAGTTCATTATGGGATTCTTCGCCTACATGTACTACCACAGCTTCATTGCCGTGTACAAGGCCAGTGTTGGGGACATCATTGAGACCGCCATCAACGGTCTGACTGTCGAAGAACAGCTTGAGGTTGTCCGTGGTTTGGGCAAGTATTTGTACAACCAGGGGACAGTCTCGGAAACT ATTTTGGATTGCCTGAACACCGAACTCATGCGTCGGTAA
- a CDS encoding putative DNA repair protein Rad26 (COG:L;~EggNog:ENOG410PJ9I;~InterPro:IPR022093;~PFAM:PF12331;~TransMembrane:1 (i439-456o)), whose product MDDHDEDFFSDDGFDDLPPATLLQLEQNAIRSTQAKQQKPHSAPTRPPEPPRNFASRDLGQSGPTNTRLQSGLTNEYGNLDVGELDAEVFDDDLGSTSPLDQAMAFAEQDALQQQQGHIPVVNRDSRAYINPTDDYMDKDLVGDEPGINDAYNSLMEKLAWESERNKQAMEELAAAKSLAETKAGEIAIIRSNQAKLAQNYDRQMAALRQSMEEEALKHKQDLEALRAEGKILATENAFLRQDLADEVMRTKDLKAKTKAVEKAPPVTPKKPKTLPFRDGFDDDEIIAISPSKSAARSKQTTPVVPGKRKRQLSEDSPTKLQLSGRVRELAAEETSRTLSDDAMLLDTDVNEEQNQELPPPPREDANLRFMKRILDHRTWPNEERDLEILASLTFPSEPERKLSSIVLEETARLDLGNYVEGYARIIAGLWSRSLREKFYTPIPMFMVIINFLLGLDMCSSVSGMIEPVVPVLQDSGDVNGVPRFKHSPVWRQNLGQIRQTPQSQLEHDVNSTEALSLLYRMVSGCLHLSGALENFWRHIRYDFILMMLNCSQPIQDIILTLNLLITSIRDNSFGPIRETEADQIANENYIVDRVANLLSEMPQVDEGQEAYTKMEICNMRQEALSLLMAIAFPPMAPRNEHGSSVIANHPTVLARLIRAMHDELDALYSYPPERDMHASLVNALMRLVYGVMQRHEGVDLQSKLGKVAGGKQKFIVVLTRLAFSEGLVLEEGIEDETVEMAHEMLDDAVNPQEAEALLEAFPGAIRTE is encoded by the exons ATGGACGACCACGACGAGGACTTCTTCTCCGACGATGGATTCGATGATTTACCTCCAGCGACGTTGCTCCAGCTGGAGCAGAACGCGATCCGTTCTACCCAAGCCAAGCAGCAGAAGCCTCACTCTGCGCCCACAAGACCCCCAGAACCTCCGCGAAACTTTGCGTCACGAGACCTAGGACAGTCCGGTCCTACGAATACGCGACTACAGAGTGGTCTGACAAATGAATATGGAAACTTGGATGTGGGGGAGTTGGACGCAGAAGTCTTTGACGATGATCTGGGATCTACGAGCCCGTTGGACCAGGCGATGGCCTTTGCGGAGCAGGATGCacttcagcagcagcaaggcCATATCCCGGTGGTGAATAGGGATTCTCGAGCGTATATAAATCCCACGGACGATTACATGGATAAAGATCTTGTAGGCGACGAGCCGGGAATCAACGATGCTTACAATTCTCTCATGGAAAAG TTGGCATGGGAGAGCGAACGCAACAAACAAGCTATGGAAGAGCTGGCCGCAGCCAAATCCCTAGCTGAAACCAAGGCCGGCGAAATCGCAATCATTCGCTCAAATCAAGCGAAGCTAGCCCAGAACTATGACCGGCAAATGGCAGCACTACGCCAGTCgatggaggaggaagcgCTGAAGCATAAACAGGACTTGGAAGCACTTCGCGCGGAAGGAAAGATTTTGGCTACGGAGAACGCATTTCTGCGACAAGACCTGGCGGACGAGGTGATGCGCACCAAGGATTTGAAAGCAAAAACGAAAGCCGTGGAGAAAGCACCGCCCGTGACTCCAAAGAAGCCTAAGACTCTCCCATTTCGCGATGGAttcgatgacgatgagatTATTGCGATTTCGCCCAGCAAGTCAGCGGCTAGGTCTAAACAAACGACTCCCGTCGTACCGGGCAAGAGGAAAAGACAGCTGAGCGAGGACAGCCCGACAAAGCTACAGCTTAGCGGGCGGGTCAGAGAATTGGCAGCCGAAGAGACATCCAGGACATTGTCGGATGATGCGATGCTGCTGGATACAGATGTGAACGAAGAACAGAATCAGGAGCTTCCGCCCCCGCCAAGAGAGGATGCAAACCTACGATTCATGAAGCGTATCTTGGATCATCGGACTTGGCCAAATGAAGAGCGAGATCTGGAGATACTGGCCTCCTTGACGTTCCCATCGGAGCCAGAGCGAAAGTTGTCGAGCATTGTCCTGGAAGAAACGGCCAGGCTCGATTTGGGGAACTATGTGGAGGGATATGCGCGGATCATTGCTGGATTATGGTCACGCTCGTTGAGAGAGAAATTCTACACGCCTATTCCGATGTTCATGGTGATTATCAATTTCCTCTTAGGCTTGGACATGTGTTCATCCGTTTCAGGGATGATCGAGCCTGTCGTGCCCGTGCTGCAAGACTCAGGAGACGTCAACGGCGTACCACGATTCAAGCACTCCCCTGTCTGGCGACAGAACCTAGGACAGATCCGCCAAACACCACAATCCCAGCTAGAGCACGACGTCAATTCAACCGAGGCATTAAGCCTGCTCTATCGAATGGTGTCCGGATGTCTACACCTCAGCGGCGCGTTAGAAAACTTCTGGCGCCACATCCGCTACGACTTCATCCTAATGATGCTGAACTGCTCCCAGCCCATCCAGGACATCATCCTAACTTTAAACCTCCTAATAACTAGCATCCGCGACAACTCCTTCGGTCCCATTCGCGAGACAGAAGCCGACCAAATCGCCAACGAGAACTACATCGTCGACCGGGTCGCAAACCTCCTCAGCGAGATGCCACAGGTCGACGAGGGACAGGAAGCGTACACGAAGATGGAAATCTGCAATATGCGACAAGAGGCATTATCGTTGTTGATGGCGATAGCTTTCCCACCCATGGCTCCAAGGAATGAGCATGGAAGTTCCGTGATCGCCAACCATCCAACCGTGCTGGCAAGATTGATACGAGCGATGCATGACGAGCTGGATGCGCTGTACTCGTACCCGCCTGAGCGAGACATGCACGCGTCACTGGTGAATGCGTTGATGCGGTTGGTTTATGGGGTTATGCAGCGGCACGAAGGTGTTGATTTGCAGTCAAAGCTGGGGAAGGTTGCTGGTGGAAAGCAGAAGTTCATTGTGGTGTTGACGAGGTTAGCATTTAGTGAAGGATTGGTGTTGGAAGAGGGTATTGAGGATGAGACGGTGGAAATGGCGCATGAGATGTTGGACGACGCGGTGAATCCGCAGGAGGCGGAAGCATTGTTAGAGGCATTTCCCGGCGCGATCAGGACGGAGTAG